Below is a window of Myxococcus xanthus DNA.
CTGGTCCAACGACAGGCCCAGCGCCTTGCCCGTCTCACGCAGCGCCAGCCGGCCCCGGTAGCAGATGACCTCGCACACCATGCCCGCGTGCCGACGCCCGTGCTTCTCGTAGACGTACTGGAGGACCTCCTCGCGGCGCTCGTGCTCGAAGTCCACGTCGATGTCTGGCGGTTCCTTGCGCTCCATGCTCAGGAAGCGCTCGAACAACAGGCCCATCCGCACCGGGTCGATGGCGGTGATCTGCAGCGCGTAGCAGACCGCCGAGTTCGCCGCGCTCCCCCGCCCCTGGCAGAGAATCCCCCGGGCCCTGGCGAAGCGGACGATGTCCCACAGCGCCAGGAAGTAGCCGGCGAAGTCCAACGCGGCGATGAGCTTCAGCTCGTGCTCAATCTGCTTCACCACCGCCGGAGGCACCCCTTCCGGATAGCGGAACCGCAGTCCTTCGTATGTCAGCACGCGCAGGTGCGCGTCCGCGGTGCGCCCTTCGGGCAAGCCCTCTTCCGGGAAGCGGTAGTGCAAGTCATCCAATGAGGCGTGGCAGCGCGAGGCCAGCTCCGCCGCGCGCGCCAGGGCCTCCGGCCGGTCCGCGAACAGGCGCGCCATGTCCCGTGGGGACTTCAGCGTCCGCTCCGCGTTGGGCAACAGCCGCGTCCCCGCCCGGTCCACCGACGTCCCGTGGCGAATGGACACCAGCACGTCCTGCAGGGCCTGCCGCCGGCGGTGGTGCGTGTGCACGTCGTTGTGCGCGACCAACGGCACGCCGAGCTCCAGCGCCAGCCGCTCCGCCCGGGCCTCGCGCTCCGCGTCTCCCGCGGACAGGGTCCGGCAGATGCCGACGTGGAAGCGCTCCGGGAAGGCCTCCGCCAGCGAGACGACCTGCTCGAAGGGCGCGGGCGCGGGAAGGAGCGCGAGCAGCCCCGCGGACCGGTCCGCCACCGCGCGCCACGGCAGCCCGGCCTCGCCCTTGGGGTGGGTCATCCGGCTCTGGGACACCAGGGCGCACAGGTTCGAGTACCCCGTCCCATCCGCCGCGTACACCACCACCGGTGGGCCGTCCTCCAGCGTCAGCTCGGCGCCCAGGATGAGCCGCACCCCGTGCTCCTTCGCGGCCAGGTGCGCCTTCACCACGCCGTACAGGCCATCCGCGTCCGTCAGCGCGAGCGCACCCAGCCCGAGCCTCGCGGCCGTGGCCACCAGCTCTTCCGGATGCGAGGCCCCGCGAAGGAACGAGAAGTTGGAGCGGCAGACCAGCTCGGCGTAGTCCACGCCCGGATCTAGATACCGAACAGGCGTTCAGGCGCTAGATTGGATCTTCGCGGTGCGGGCAAGCAACTTCATGGGTTGACGCGGATGAGGGCGATCCATGCGGGGTGGCGACTGCTGCTTGCCGGACAGAGCGCGCGGCCCCCTCCTTCAGGGCACCCCACCAGGCCTGGCAAACTCATCAGGCGCCGCCTCCGTCTTGTGACGAGCTTCGTGAATGTCGCATCCGCGCAGCAAGTCCTGCACACCCGCGAGGCCGGGCAAACCTCAGGGAGTTAAGCGACCTGCGCTCCACCCAAAAGCCTGAGCTGTGATGTTTGAAGCTCGCGCCGCCGCCGTTTGACAGGATGCCGATCCGACTGCCAAACATGTCTTCATGGACCTCACTCCCACCGCGTGGCAGCTCTGGCTGATCGCGGCGCTCCTCCTGGGAGCGCTGGAGCTCCAGCTCACCAGCTTCATGGTCCTCTGGCTCGCCGTGGGGGCGCTGGCCTCCTCGATCGGGGCGGCGTTGGGCCTGAGCCTCAACGGCCAGCTCTACCTGTTCACCGCCGTCTCCGTCGCCCTGTTCGCGGCCTCCCGCACCCTCTTCAAAAGCGTTTTCATGCGCGACGCAGCGCATTTGAAGACAGGTATCGAGGCCATGCTTGGCCAGGAGGCGGTGGTGGTGGAGTCCCTGGGCGATCCGCTCGGGGGCACGGTGCGCATCAATGGCGAGCTGTGGACGGCGCGCTCCCTGTCGGGCCCGGTGCCCGAGGGCGAACTCGTCACGGTGGAGCAGGTGGAAGGTCTCAAACTCTGGGTGCGCCGACCGACGGCGTCGTTGCCGGTTCCCTCGGGGGACCCGAGGAAGGAGTAGGCGGGATGGAAATCGTGACGATTTTCGGCATCTTCGCGGTCATCCTGGTGGGCATCGCCGCCACCGGCATCCGCATCGTTCCGCAGGCCAAGGTCATGGTCGTGGAGCGGCTGGGCAAGTTCTACAAGACCGCCAGCAGCGGCCTCAATTACCTCATCCCCTTCGTGGATGCCCCCCGCGCCATCGAGATGCGCACGGGCAACCGCTTCATGCGCAGCAACCTCGTGGACCTGCGCGAACAGGTCATGGGCTTCGACACCGTCCAGGTCATCACCCACGACAACGTCAACATGGAGGTCGGCTCGGTCATCTACTACCAGATCGTCGAGCCCGCGAAGGCGCTCTACCAGGTGGAGAACCTCGCGCTCGCCATCGAGCAGCTCACGATGACGAACCTGCGCAACATCATGGGCGGGCTGACGCTGGACCAGACGCTCACCAGCCGCGAGACGGTCAACACCAAGCTGCGCATCGTGCTGGACGAGGCCACCGAGAAGTGGGGCGTCAAGGTGACGCGCGTGGAGCTGCGCGAAATCGAGCCGCCCCAGGCCATCAAGGCCGCCATGGCCAAGCAGATGACCGCCGAGCGTGAGCGCCGCGCCGAGGTCACCAAGGCCGAGGGCGACAAGGCCGCCGCCATCCTCCAGGCCGAGGGCGAGAAGATCTCCCGCATCCTCCGCGCCGAGGCCGAACGCGACGCGGAGATTGCCCGCGCCGAAGGCCACAAGCGCGCCACCATGCTGCAGGCGGAAGGCAAGGCCGAGGCCACCCGGCTCGTCTTCGAGGCCATCCACAACGGCCGCGCCACTCCCGAGGTGCTCGCGCTGCGCTACATGGAGACCCTCCAGGAGCTGGGCAAGGGCGACAACAAGATTTTCGTCCCCTACGAGGCCACCGCCACGTTGGGCGCCGTCGCCACCCTCAAGGAGGTCTTCGCCCAGACTGGGGATGCCGCAAAGCCCGCCCCGGCGCCGGCCCGCTCCGCCGCGAGCCTGAGCGGCCAGGCCATTGCCCGGAACACGGTGGTCCCCGAGCACGCCACCCTCCCCGGCGGCACGCCCGCCGTGGCCCCTCGGCGTCCGCGGCCCGCCCTGGACACGCAGGACGACTGAGCCCAGGCGTAGGCAGCCCCCGCGGGAGGAAGACGCCTCCCGCGGGACACTGAGCAGGGCTCGCGTTCGCGCATCCAGGACGACGGTCCATTGCGCCACCAGGGGCCGAGCAAACGGCGTGCCCTCCTGTACACCACCGCACGCGCCGTCACTTCGCGGGAACCTTCCCTGTGTCCGGCTGTCAGAGCCTCCGAACACACTCACCGGAGGGGAGCATGCAGAACATCTTCATCGCAGGAGGCTGGGGGATGTACCCCACGTTGCTCGCGGGAATCGCGCTCATCGCCACCTGCATCCAGTACGCGCGCCGGCCCGCGCCGCGTTACGTGCCGCTGATGCTGTCGCTTGGACTCTGCACCTTGATTGCCGGCACGCTCGGCTTCGCCACGGGCATCCTCTCACTCCTGCAGGCCTATAGCGGCCCGCTGTGGGACCAGGGCCCGCGCGTGCTCTTCATCGGCACCTTCGAGGCGCTGCACAACGTGGCGCTCGCCTTGCTGCTTGCCATGCTGGGCGCCCTGCTGGCGTCCATCGGCGCGTGGCGGATCTCCCGCCGGATGGGGAGCTTCGCGGCGCCCGCGGCAGGTTGATGTGTGACTGTCGGACGCACTGCCAGAGGAGTGCCCCCTGCCTCCATGAAGGCGGGGGTTGCATTCCGGCACGCGTCTGGACATAGATTGCAGCCATCCCCAGGAGGGATTGACGCCCCCTCCCAACGAGAGGTCAGACGCACCCTTGAGGACGCTTCGCTGAATTCCCAGGTCCGTTGATGTTCCCGCGCTGAGCCGCCTTCGGGCTGGCTTGCGCCCTGGATTCAGGAGTTTCCTCTATGTCTTCCGTGCGCGCGCACCGCGTTTCGTTCGCCTTTTCCGACGCCGTTCCTGTCCTCTCTGAAGTCGACTTCCACCTGTCCCCTGGCTGGACGGGGCTCGTGGGTGCCAATGGCGCCGGCAAGTCCACCCTGCTCCGGCTGTTGGCGGGAGAGCTGACGCCCACCGAGGGACACCTTCAGTTCGAGCCCTCCACCCCCACCCTCCGCCTCTGCCGGCAGGAGGTGGAGGCGCTGACGCCCGACATCTCCGCCTTCGCGGAGTCGTGGGACTCCGTCGCGCGGCGACTGCACGGCCAACTGGGCCTGGACGTCACCGCGCTGGAGCGCTGGCCCACGCTGTCCCCGGGCGAGCGCAAGCGGTGGCAGGTGGGCGCCGCCCTGGCCGCGGAGCCCCATTTGCTGCTCTTGGATGAGCCCACCAACCACCTGGATGCGGAGGCCCGCACATGGCTCATCTCCGCGCTGCGCCGCTTCCGGGGCCTGGGCATCGTGGTGTCACACGACCGCGACCTGCTGGAGTCCCTCACCACCTCCACGCTGCGCGTCCACCACGGCAGCGCGCGGCTGTGGCCCGGCGCATACACCGCCGCGCGGGCGCACTGGGAAGCCGAGCGTGAGGCTGAAATCGCCACCCACCAGCAAGCCCGCGCCGAACAACGCCGTGCGGCGCATCTGCTGGACCAGGCCCGGCGCGAACAACAGTCCGCGGATGCCGCGCGGCACACCCGCAAGCGACTGAAGAACAAACACGACAACGACGCCCGCTCCATGGGCGCCAAGGTCGTTGCCGGCTGGGCGGAGGCTGGGGCCGGACGGCGCGTGGGCATCGCACGGCGCGAGTTGGAGCGCGTCAGTGAGGCCGTGGGCGAGTTCACCGCGGACAAGACGGTGGGCCGCTCCGTCTTCCTGGACTACGTGCGCGCGCCGAACCCGTGGCTCTTCACGCTGGACGTGCCCGGCCTCCGCGCCGGTGACGTGGAGCTGCTGGGCCCCGTGAATCTCTCCGTGAGCCGTGAGGCCCGCGTGCGCGTCGAAGGGCCCAACGGCGCCGGCAAGAGCACCCTGGTGCGCGCACTGCTGGAGAACGCGCGCATTCCGCTGGAGCGCGTGCTCTACCTGCCCCAGGACGTCAGCGCGGACGAGGCCCGGGCCACGCTGGACGCGGTGCGCGCACTGCCGCCCGAGGAACGCGGACGCGTGCTGTCACTCGTCGCGGCGCTCGGCGTGGACCCGGAGCGGCTGCTCGCCTCCGAGCAGCCCTCCCCCGGCGAGGTGCGCAAGCTCCTCATCGCCCGGGGACTGGGGCAACACGCCTGGGCCCTGGTGCTGGACGAGCCCACCAACCACCTGGACCTGCCGTCCATCGAACGGCTGGAGGCGGCGCTGCGGGAGTACCCCGGCGCGCTGATGCTCGTCACGCATGACACGTCCTTCGCCCAGGCCTGCACCTCCGAGGTGTGGCGCGTGGAGCATGGCCAGGTGACGGTGACGTCCGGGTAGCCGGCACGGAGGCCCCACCTCGAGGCACGTTGAAGACGCCCAGCCACGTCTCGTCGTTCTGCCTCAGGTGCCCGACTGTTCGTGGAACCACGCCACCAGTCGTGTCAGCCCCTCCTCCACGGAGACGCGCGGCCGGAATCCCGTCTCTCGCTCCAGCGCGGAAGGGTCCGCCCAGGTCGCGTCCATCTCCCCAGGCTGCGCGGGCGTGGACTTCACCCGCGCCCGGGCGCCCAGGATCCGCTCCAGGACAGAGAGGAAGGCCCGCACCGAAACAGGCTCGCCCCGGCCCACGTTGAGGACGCGATGGCGAGGTGCCCCTGGGAGCGGCCGGTCCAGCACGCGCACCACGGCCTCCGCCACGTCCTCCACGTAGGTGAAGTCGCGCTGCATCCGGCCTTCGCCGTGCAGTGACAGCTCGGTGCCGTCACGGATGGCCTGGAGAAAGCGCAGGGGGGCCATGTCTGGTCGTCCCCAGGGGCCGTACACCGTGAAGAAGCGCAGGCCACTGGTGGGGAGCCCGTGCAGATGGCTGTACGCGTGCGCCAGCAGTTCATCGGCGCGCTTCGTGGCCGCGTAGACGCTGAGCGGGTGGTCCGCCGCGGCGCCTTCCTGGAACGGCGGCACCGAGCCCGCGCCGTACACGGAGCTGGAGGACGCGTAGACCAGGTGCCGCACCCGGGCCGCGCTGGCCTGCTCCAGCACCTGGAGGAACCCCGACACGTTGGCGTCCACGTATGCCTGCGCGGTGCCCGCCGGCGCCCGCACGCCCACACGCGCGGCCAGGTGCACCACGGCCTCGGGGCGCATCTCCTCGAAGAGCGCTCGCAGCGAGGGGCTGTCGGTAACGTCCACGGGACGGAAGGTGAAGCCCGTCGCCCCCGGCAGCGTGCCGAGCCGCGTCAGCCGGGCCTGCTTCAACGCCACGTCCCCGGACGGGTCCAGGTTGTCCACGCCGATGACGGCATCGCCGCGCGCCAACAGCCGCGCACTGACGTGGTGGGCAATGAAGCCCGCAGCTCCCGTGACGAGTACCCGCATCCACCTCCACGCTCCCACGCCAGCCCCCAACACGCCACGGCGGAAGACGTGGACGCGGCGCTTCCCGTCCCAGCCACTTGCACGTAGGGTGGAGGCCCTCATGGTGTCCGTGAATCAGCTCCGCCCCTTCGCCGGTGCCTCGCTGGACGCGTTCCGGGCCGCGTCCGGCCCTGTGGCCCTCATCCAGCAGCCCGTGGAACTCGTCGGCCAGCACAGCCGGGGCCTGGCGGCACGCACCGTTGGCATGGCACACCGCGCGTACATGGACGAGCGGCTGCTCGCCATGCTCCGCGACTTCGACAACCTGGAGGTCCACTTCCTCCAGCCCTCCGTGGACGGCGAGGAGCTGACGGTCGGCCGCACCGAGGCGTGCGACCTGGTGGTGCCCGACCCGTCCGTCTCCCAGCATCACGCCACGATGCGCTGGAGCGCCGCCCGCGGCGGCTTCTCCGTGCGTGACGCCGAGTCCATGAACGGCACCTTCATCAACGGTGCCCCCCTGGGCTACCGCGCCCAGGTGCTGCTCCACGACGGGGACACCCTGGCCTTCGGCGACGCCCAGTTCCTCTACCTTCGCGCCGAAACCGTCTACGAACACCTGCGCCTGGCCAGCCCGAAGAAGGCCCGCTGAGCCAGCCCGAGCCCGAGGCTCACGGAATGGCCTGGATGGCCTCCACCACCGCCTTGCGCAGGTAGGAGCGGAAGTCCGTCTGCGCCTGGTACATGCCAATCGTGGAGACGGTGCGCGTGGGGTTGCTCCATCGCAGCTTGCCGTTGGGTCCCACCACCCCCGTCTCCAGCAGCACCTCCGCGCGGCCCATCAGCTGGGCGGACGTCACGTCCACCCAGTTCAGCACCACCACCACTCCGGCCTCGGCCTCGTTGTCCTGGATCATCGCCACCACCTCGTGAATGGTGGGTGACGGTGCCTGGGAGATGCGTGTCCCCACCACCTCGAAGCCCCGCTCACTCAGCGTGGCCTGGGCCTGGCTGACGAGCACCGAACGGGGATTGCCTTCCCCCATCATGTCCTGCCGGTACGTGTAGGTCGGCAGCGAGTCCACTCGGGAGCCCACCACCACCACCACCTTGCGCAGGGCCCCCGGCGGGCGGACCTGACGCGGAGCGCACGAAGCGAGCAGGAGGCAAAGCAGGACGGCCGCGGGACGGAGGACGCGCATGACGGGAAACCTGGGAGACGGGTACGAGGCCACTATGCTGGGCCACTGGGCCTCAGTCGAACAGTCCCTGGAGGTAGAAACGTCCATCCCGTCCGTCGCGGAACACCCAGGCGGGGCCCAGCCCCTCGAAGTGGACCCGGTAGTAGTCCCGTTGAAAGGGCGTCTCCGACCACCACTCCCCGCCCAGCCGCTCCGGCCCGGTGAGCGCCGTCACCCGGTGCCGCCGGCCCTCCATGCGCGCGGCCAGCAAGCGTCCGGACTCCGCCACTTCCGCCTCCAGACACGCCGGCTCCGCCAGCAACCGGGAGGGCCGCTCCCGTGAAGCCGCCGACACCGAGGCGCGCCGGGCGCCTGGCTCCAGCAACTCCGCCGACAGGCCCCGGCGCGCCTCCGGAGGCCGGAAGGCCCGTATTCCATGGGCCGCCTCGGGCCGGTGGACCGCCTCCAGGCCCGCCGCGAAGAGCGACGCCTCCCCCAACGTGGACGCCAGCCGCGACAACACGACTTCCAGCGCCGCGTCGCCCTCCGGCGCGTCCCCCAGCGCGAGCTGCTGTCCTCCGTCCTCGGAGTGCTCGTCCACCCGGGCGGACACCTCCGCCACCGGGTTCTCCAGCCGCAGCTCCTCCAGCCGGTGCCGCGCCAGTTCGTGCAGCAGCTTCGCCCGCGCCGTGGGCCGCGCCAGCGTCAGCGTCACCTGCCGTTGCCCCGAGGGGTCCAGCTTCAGCGTGAAGGTGAGCCGCACCGCCGCCCGGCACCGCCCGGACAACCGTGCCCCCAGCCGGTCCGTCAACGTTTTGAGCGCGAAGCGCAGCGGCTCGAAGGACTCGGCCGGGAAGTCCAGCACCACGCGCTCCTCCAACACCTCTTCCAGCGCCGCGGGGACGAAGGGCGTGTCGTCCTCTCCGCGGCACCGCGCATGAACCCGTGCGCCAGCCGCGCCGCCCCGGGCCGCCACGGCCCCCACGGGCAGCGCCGCCACCTCGCCCAGCGTGGTGAGGCCCAGCGCGGAGAACGCCGCCCCCTCGCGGCCTTCCAACGCGGACAGCGGCAACGGCGCCAGGGCCCGAGCACTGTCCCCCGGAGCCACCACCTCCACCCGGCGCGCGCCATGCCGAGCCACCGCGCGCGAGGTGAAGGCCTCCGAGGCCACCACCACGTGCGCCCGGTAACCCAGCTCGGCGCACAGCGACAGCATCCGCGTGCCCAGGCCTTCCTCGCCGTCGCACAGGTGCGCGGCCCCCGCGTCCAGCCACAATCCATCCGGGGCGCAGAGCTGGAAGCCCGGGGCCAGTGGCAGCAGCGCCTCGCCCAGCGCCGTCAGCGCGCGCAGCTCGTCCTCCGGGCGGTAGTCGAAGTGCCGCAGCCCCGGCTCCAGCGCGGTGGCCGCCGTCAGCGTCATCCCCGGGCGCACCCCTGCCTTCAGCGCCGAGGTGGAGGCGAAGGCCACGCGGCGCTGGCCACGCACCGCCTCCACCAGCGCAAAGGGACGGCCCGCAAGTTCCGGGGACTCCACCACCCGGCGCTGAACCGGGAAGCGGGTGAGGTGCAGATAGGCCCTGCGCATGTCGTGCCTCAGTGCGCCGGCAGGGCCGCGTCCAGTCCCTGCCGCATGGGCGGCATGGGCGCGTCACGGCCGGGACGCTGGCCCAGGATGCCCAGCCCGTTGCGCAGCGCCCCGGACTGATCTCGCAGGAAGTCCGGCGTGCCGTCCTCCGTGTCCTCGGCCACGTCCAGCAACCGGCCGCCTCCCTCCAGCCCCAGCGCCGGGTACAGCGCGCTCCACGGCAGCTCCGCCCGCGCGCCCGTGCCGCCCTGCCGGCTGCGCACCACCTCCACCGACCAGCCGTCCCCGTCCCGGGCCTCCGTCCGCAGCCGGACCACGCCGTCCGCCGGGGACTCTGGAGAAGTCAGCAGCAGGAGCAGCCCACCGCCGCGCGCCGCCGCGTCCGCCAGCTTGCGCGCCTCCGCCAGGGCCACCCGGCACGCTCGCCCGCCGGGATTCATGCCGCGCGTCAGGTCCAGCACCACGCAGGCGAAGGCCCCGCTCCGGGCCAGCTGCACCGCCGCCCAGATGCGTTGCTCAGAAGCCTGGGGCCGAACGATGAGCAGCCGCTCCAGGTCCACGCCCAGGGCCGCGGCCGAGGGCGAGTAGAGCTCCCGGGGGCCGTCCACCCAGGCGCACAGCCGCGCCTCCTGGTGCGCCGCGGCCACCGCGTGCAGCGCCAGGCTGGTGCGCCCTGAGGCCGCCTCGCCACACAGCTCCACCACCTGCCCCAGTGGCAGGCCCCCCGTCGGCAGCAGGGCGTCCACCGCCGACAGGCCCGTGCGGAGCACCGCCAGGTAGCGCCGGGGCGCTGCCTGCAACTGGCGGATCCGCTCCCGAAGCTGCTCCACGACCGAGCCCGTCCCCTGCCCCGCTCCCACTCGCTGCTCCGCCGCGCTCATCTCGCCTCCTCGCCAGGCCCCTCCGGACCGGACGACCGGCGGGGCGGTCGTCCACTATCCTCGGAGGTCTGACATGCGCCTTCATGGGACGCATGGCGGTGGGTGCGTGGATCAGACCCGCTGGTGCGGGTTCACCCGGGCATCAGCCGGCGCAGAGGACCTTCACTTCCACCTTCTTGTCGTCCGCGCGGCGCAGGCAGCTCGACTGGAAGAACAGGCGGGCCGGGTACGCTTCCGTGGAGGCCTCGTAGCGCAGGTCGCCCGCGGCCACCGAGCACCGCTCCACCTCGTCATTGGCGCGCGTCAGCTCCACCTGGACCAGCCGGGGGTCGGGCAGGTTCACCACCTCGATGCTCTGCGCCACCGTGGCCAGCTCCGCGATGCGCAGCAGGGTGTCGCGGTAGTTGTCCCGGCAGATGGAATCGAGGTTGTCGAGCCCCTGGTCGAACGCCTCCGCCATGGCGCGCTGCCGGTGGCCGGGACCGTAGGAGGTCGGGCAATCGACGTTGCGCACGAAGACACCGTCGGGTGTCGCGTCGCGGATCAGCTCCGCCCGCTTGTCGGACAGCGCCACCGGACCAATCGTGGCCCAGAGCACCTGACGCGAGGCCCCCGTTGAATCCCGAAGCTGCTGGAACGTGGCGAAGTACTCCTCCACCGGCGTCAGCAGATGGGACTGCTCACTGCAGTTGTCAATGGACGTGTCGTCGGACACCCACACCGGCGGAGGGCGCTGGATGGTGCTGCAGTCTTCCTCGTCGGTGACCACCGCCACCAGCAGGCGCGCGCCGTCGCGCAGGAAGCCGGCGTTGCCGTTCTCCGCCCCCGGCGTCGACACCAGCGGCTCCGTCACGGCCAGCCGGACCGCTTCGAAGGGCGTCTCCTGCCCGCTGCCATCCGTCCCCTGGATCACCAGCCGGCGGAACTTCTCCAGCACGTACGGATCCGTCCCGTCGATGAAGCGCTCGTCGGTGGGGTTGCCCGCCGCATCCGGCACGCGCTGCAACCGGCCAGACTCCTTGGCGTACTCTCGGAGTGTCGTCTGCCCCTGGAACATGGCCAGCCGGTACACGGACGTGGTGATCACGCCCACCCGGAAGTCCTGCGAGACGCCGCTGCCCTCCTTCAGCGCCTCCAGGAAGGCGGGCAGCTCCGTGGCGATGGCGTTCTGCTCCTCTTCCATGGATCCGGAGTTGTCGATGACGAAGAGGATGTCCGTCTTCTGCGGCGCGATGACGGGCGACTCGCTCTCGCATTTGCCGGGCAGGTTGGAGCCCGGTTCGTCGACGGGCGACCGGCACGACGTCCACAAGAGAGACGGCAGCAGGAGCAGGTGGGCGAAGGGTCGGAGCTTCATGGGGGGCCTCTCGAAGAGCTGCGCACCCCGGCGGGGCGCCGCGTCAGATGCTAGGGGGGCGATCATGCCCCACCCTACGTCCGGACGCGAGACTTCCGAGGAACCCTGGAGAGGTGACGGGGGGCGGAAAAACGCACACTGCGTTTGCCATGTCCGTTTTGGTTGTTACGTTGGTTCATCCGCCGCAGAAAACCTGGAAATGTTCACTGGTTGTCGAAGAGAAAAGGCTGAATTTCATGTCCGATGAGAAGAAGAAGGGCTCCGCTGCGAGCGCTATGCCCACCGCGATGGCCCCTCCGGGGCTCATCAACAAGGAAGACATCCCGCAGGTGCTTCCCATCCTCCCCCTGCGCAACAGTGTCTTCTTCCCGGGCGGGGTGCTTCCGCTGGCCGTCGGCCGCCAGAAGACCATCGCCCTGATCAAGGACGCCGTGCGTGACGACCAGGTCATCGGTGTCGTCACCCAGCGCCGCGCCGAAGAAGAAGATCCGGGTGCCGCCGACCTCTACACCATGGGGACGGTCGCCCGCATCGTGAAGCTCCTGAAGATGGGCGAGGACAACTACTCGCTCGTGGTGCAGGGGCTCGCCCGCTTCCGCGTGGTGGAGCTGGTCCAGGAAGCGCCCTACCTCAAGGCCCGCGTGGACGCCGTGGAGGACAAGACCTCTTCGGAGAACGTGGAAGTCGAGGCGCTGGGCATCAACCTCAAGAAGCTGGCGCGCGAGGTCATCGAGCTGATGCCCGAGCTGCCCGCCGCCGCCACCGAGCTGGTGGAGAGCATCACCCACCCCGGCCACCTGGCGGACCTGATCGCCGCCAACGTGGACGTGCCCATCGAGGAGAAGCAGGCCGTCCTGGAGACGGTGGACCTCAAGGCCCGGATGAAGCTCGTGCTGGAGCTGCTCAACCGGAAGCGGGAGATCCTCAAGCTCTCCAACAAGATCGACTCCGCCGTGAAGGGCGAGATGTCGAAGACCCAGCGCGAGTACTACCTGCGCCAGCAGCTCAAGGCC
It encodes the following:
- a CDS encoding NfeD family protein translates to MDLTPTAWQLWLIAALLLGALELQLTSFMVLWLAVGALASSIGAALGLSLNGQLYLFTAVSVALFAASRTLFKSVFMRDAAHLKTGIEAMLGQEAVVVESLGDPLGGTVRINGELWTARSLSGPVPEGELVTVEQVEGLKLWVRRPTASLPVPSGDPRKE
- a CDS encoding SPFH domain-containing protein yields the protein MEIVTIFGIFAVILVGIAATGIRIVPQAKVMVVERLGKFYKTASSGLNYLIPFVDAPRAIEMRTGNRFMRSNLVDLREQVMGFDTVQVITHDNVNMEVGSVIYYQIVEPAKALYQVENLALAIEQLTMTNLRNIMGGLTLDQTLTSRETVNTKLRIVLDEATEKWGVKVTRVELREIEPPQAIKAAMAKQMTAERERRAEVTKAEGDKAAAILQAEGEKISRILRAEAERDAEIARAEGHKRATMLQAEGKAEATRLVFEAIHNGRATPEVLALRYMETLQELGKGDNKIFVPYEATATLGAVATLKEVFAQTGDAAKPAPAPARSAASLSGQAIARNTVVPEHATLPGGTPAVAPRRPRPALDTQDD
- a CDS encoding ATP-binding cassette domain-containing protein; this translates as MSSVRAHRVSFAFSDAVPVLSEVDFHLSPGWTGLVGANGAGKSTLLRLLAGELTPTEGHLQFEPSTPTLRLCRQEVEALTPDISAFAESWDSVARRLHGQLGLDVTALERWPTLSPGERKRWQVGAALAAEPHLLLLDEPTNHLDAEARTWLISALRRFRGLGIVVSHDRDLLESLTTSTLRVHHGSARLWPGAYTAARAHWEAEREAEIATHQQARAEQRRAAHLLDQARREQQSADAARHTRKRLKNKHDNDARSMGAKVVAGWAEAGAGRRVGIARRELERVSEAVGEFTADKTVGRSVFLDYVRAPNPWLFTLDVPGLRAGDVELLGPVNLSVSREARVRVEGPNGAGKSTLVRALLENARIPLERVLYLPQDVSADEARATLDAVRALPPEERGRVLSLVAALGVDPERLLASEQPSPGEVRKLLIARGLGQHAWALVLDEPTNHLDLPSIERLEAALREYPGALMLVTHDTSFAQACTSEVWRVEHGQVTVTSG
- a CDS encoding NAD-dependent epimerase/dehydratase family protein; its protein translation is MRVLVTGAAGFIAHHVSARLLARGDAVIGVDNLDPSGDVALKQARLTRLGTLPGATGFTFRPVDVTDSPSLRALFEEMRPEAVVHLAARVGVRAPAGTAQAYVDANVSGFLQVLEQASAARVRHLVYASSSSVYGAGSVPPFQEGAAADHPLSVYAATKRADELLAHAYSHLHGLPTSGLRFFTVYGPWGRPDMAPLRFLQAIRDGTELSLHGEGRMQRDFTYVEDVAEAVVRVLDRPLPGAPRHRVLNVGRGEPVSVRAFLSVLERILGARARVKSTPAQPGEMDATWADPSALERETGFRPRVSVEEGLTRLVAWFHEQSGT
- a CDS encoding FHA domain-containing protein, which encodes MVSVNQLRPFAGASLDAFRAASGPVALIQQPVELVGQHSRGLAARTVGMAHRAYMDERLLAMLRDFDNLEVHFLQPSVDGEELTVGRTEACDLVVPDPSVSQHHATMRWSAARGGFSVRDAESMNGTFINGAPLGYRAQVLLHDGDTLAFGDAQFLYLRAETVYEHLRLASPKKAR
- a CDS encoding Y-family DNA polymerase → MRRAYLHLTRFPVQRRVVESPELAGRPFALVEAVRGQRRVAFASTSALKAGVRPGMTLTAATALEPGLRHFDYRPEDELRALTALGEALLPLAPGFQLCAPDGLWLDAGAAHLCDGEEGLGTRMLSLCAELGYRAHVVVASEAFTSRAVARHGARRVEVVAPGDSARALAPLPLSALEGREGAAFSALGLTTLGEVAALPVGAVAARGGAAGARVHARCRGEDDTPFVPAALEEVLEERVVLDFPAESFEPLRFALKTLTDRLGARLSGRCRAAVRLTFTLKLDPSGQRQVTLTLARPTARAKLLHELARHRLEELRLENPVAEVSARVDEHSEDGGQQLALGDAPEGDAALEVVLSRLASTLGEASLFAAGLEAVHRPEAAHGIRAFRPPEARRGLSAELLEPGARRASVSAASRERPSRLLAEPACLEAEVAESGRLLAARMEGRRHRVTALTGPERLGGEWWSETPFQRDYYRVHFEGLGPAWVFRDGRDGRFYLQGLFD
- a CDS encoding ImuA family protein, with the protein product MSAAEQRVGAGQGTGSVVEQLRERIRQLQAAPRRYLAVLRTGLSAVDALLPTGGLPLGQVVELCGEAASGRTSLALHAVAAAHQEARLCAWVDGPRELYSPSAAALGVDLERLLIVRPQASEQRIWAAVQLARSGAFACVVLDLTRGMNPGGRACRVALAEARKLADAAARGGGLLLLLTSPESPADGVVRLRTEARDGDGWSVEVVRSRQGGTGARAELPWSALYPALGLEGGGRLLDVAEDTEDGTPDFLRDQSGALRNGLGILGQRPGRDAPMPPMRQGLDAALPAH
- a CDS encoding vWA domain-containing protein encodes the protein MKLRPFAHLLLLPSLLWTSCRSPVDEPGSNLPGKCESESPVIAPQKTDILFVIDNSGSMEEEQNAIATELPAFLEALKEGSGVSQDFRVGVITTSVYRLAMFQGQTTLREYAKESGRLQRVPDAAGNPTDERFIDGTDPYVLEKFRRLVIQGTDGSGQETPFEAVRLAVTEPLVSTPGAENGNAGFLRDGARLLVAVVTDEEDCSTIQRPPPVWVSDDTSIDNCSEQSHLLTPVEEYFATFQQLRDSTGASRQVLWATIGPVALSDKRAELIRDATPDGVFVRNVDCPTSYGPGHRQRAMAEAFDQGLDNLDSICRDNYRDTLLRIAELATVAQSIEVVNLPDPRLVQVELTRANDEVERCSVAAGDLRYEASTEAYPARLFFQSSCLRRADDKKVEVKVLCAG